The stretch of DNA CACTTGTAAGCATTTACACAATAGCAAAAAAATGTCATTGGAATAAATTGTTGCAGAGTCCGAGTGAGCACCGAGAGTAACAGCAAGTCAATGCTTCAAGGCCACAAGAGAAGAAGACGTCACGTTTCAatccaaaaccttaagacattggGAATATGGGGCACCTATCTTATATATCCAACACAACATTGAACCCAGCCATAGTCGATGTGGCCACTTGAACCCAAGGACCACAAGAGAAGGAGAGGTCACTTCTCCACCCAAAACCTCAAGGCATTGGGAATATGGGTCACATATCTTATATATCCAATATCAAACTCATTAATAGTCGATATGAGACTTGATCACTTACACTTAAACCCAACATAAAAATAGGTTAGCTGAACCGACACCTTTTAACTTTTTCACAGTGAAATATTCAAACAGAATCTTCAAGATTAAAAAAGTACATTGGTAGTTGGTACAATTAAAATTTAGGTGAGTTGGATCGCGGGTGCTCACCAGAGTTAGAGAAAGCCTCAAGACTCATCGAAAACTGAGTCACGAGACAGATGGAGGTACTTGCATATTATTATCCTATTTGTCCCACCAACGAGGTCCTCGCATCAGCAGCGGGATTTGAACTCAGATCCTTGTTGGATCTGAATTCTGAATTGAATCCTTACCAACTAAACCAACTCTCAGTGTATGATATGATGTGAAAAagtgatattttttaaacaaaataaaaatatggataTCAATAGAAACAGTAGCAATTTCCTGGAAAACCTTAGTTTAAAATTCAAGTATATATACGTAATATGCTCAGAAGAAGCATATTACATTGTCAACCATGAGATTCTCACAGTCATGATCATTAAGTCATACATATaaatgtttattaaaaaatataactaatgATTTGAGTAATATCAGTGACTGAGTTTAGTACATAAacattcttattttatttacaagttgaggaaaaataaaaataaaaatagaatcagACCAGTTTAATTTTGGATCAATTCAATAATTAAACAATATATGATCATATGATATGCATATATACGTAGACAAATGACAAAAgataaaagaataaaacaaGAAGTAGCaactatattattatatttgtaaattAAATACTGTACGTACCTGAATGTTCTAAGTTCAAAGTGAAGGGATACAGTACAAGATATAGAAAAGGGTAGGGTAGTGTATAGATAGGATTCCTACCTTATTATAAGGATGCAAATATAGAAACCGCGTGAAAAAGGTAAAGTTGTTATTTTGCACAATTCCAATTTTAGTTCAAATAATTGCATAGATAAGATCATGGGAATAGGAAAGTCTTATCTTCACAGTCATGAAAACAGAACTACTCAACATTGCCATATTAAATGCAGctataaaatttcaatcatatttttttttatatggtttgATAATTTAGATTTCGGTCGTGTGATAAGTAAAGTTTGATTAATATTTTCTATGTTTCATTTTCAAGTGTTATATTTTCTATCACTATATACAtgtcaatatataattttgatcattaatatttttaattatctattagaaaaaattatgaaaattttatattttaaaaatattcgtcgaggcaaattgaacaatatcttatttttattttttttatactaaaaataaTATCTTATTTGTTAACATTtggttttatatattaataaaaggcTAAATTAGACAATTGGTCATCTAAATTATttattggtttcatattggtccatTAACTAATTAATGTTTCATATTGGCGCTTTTTTTGTAATAGTTCAGGCCCCACCACCTTAGGTGGTCCCGGCACTaccacctcacgatcttctccacccccctctctagtggagtttttgcattccatgggaatcgaaccacgtaccatAGGGTTCAAGTACGTGTTCAATATGAGGGAgtgaacatgtacttgaaccacagggtacgtggttcgattcccacggaataAGAGCACCGCCTATATTGCACTTTATCCATCCTTGTGTTGGACGAGTACAACCGACCCGTACTAATGTATACATTTTCTCCATATGAGGGAGTGAGTCTTTAGCCCTGTGAATAGTGCACAATGGTAAAAACGACAGTTAAAAAGGAATGAAGTGAGTAATTTGCAATTTTAACCTCCTAAATctcaattgtgcgattttaaccccttaaattttacaaatattgaattttattctCTTACGTTACAATATAGATcctatttataaataatataataatgaaCCAATAACATAAATCAATGCTTAATAAACATCCACTAACATTTATAACATAATAGAAGTTGGTTGaaacacaaatatatatatataatagtcatagtatgtaaaattataaaatactctctccggttattataagaaaaatttattttttagattaataGAATGTTGAATGTATCTCATAATAATATGGGCCGGAGAGAATATAGATTGAGTCAAAAGTGTTAAAGTAAAAGTGTCACTTGCCTATAGGTTATTTCCATGTCAAAATTATCCACATGTAAATTAGAGACCATAAACAACGTGTTTGGCGGGAATAACAACATGTACTAGTAATAGTAAATTACATACCATGTCTTAATTcattgaatataataattaattctaGAAAGGCTGCACAACAATTAgataaaaaaggaataaaacaagatatataaaaatcaaattagcTTGTTGGATACTTCAAATTCAAACATTGCCAAATTTTTCAGCTCCAATGGAGAGTCGTGTACTTCTGTCATACCCCAAATTTTTCCCGTTCTTTTGCATTACATTTGTTTCTAAATGTTTGTACTAGCTCATATGGCAATTAAGGAGTTTATAAAGAGTTTTTGTGTTCAAGGTCACAAGTTtgaaacccacttgggttggtctaaTAATGTTGgtttgggtccttggagtatactcctctcaaggtctcgggttcgattccccctagtgccaatttcggtgggctaagtccatacagagcaaaaaaaactctagcTTTAAATGAGGCCCCCGCAAGTGAGAGGTGGGATTGGTCTCCTttgattagtcggtcctaaagCCAGAtaccgagttttcaaaaaaaaaaaggtcacaAGTTCGAGTCTCATTGGTGTCAACACGCATCACGCGTATCATCAATTCCACCTCTCTGTCAACTCCAATTCATCTCATTGATTTAAGCttccatttttgtttctttccaaatcaaagagaaacaaaatcaatttcTTCGTCAATTCCAGATCATCACAATGAATTGGAGTTGATAGAGAGGCGAAATTGATGACACGCGTGATGCTGTGTTGTTGCTGCCTGTTGACACCAATGTGACTCGAACTTGTGACCTTGAACACAAAAATTCTTTACAAACTCCTTAATTGACATATGGGCTAGTACAAACATTTAGAAACAAATGTAATGCAAAAGATAATAAAGAACGGGCAAAATTTGGGGTATGACACATTCACACACTCTGACGTTCAAGTTAGTATGTATTTGAGGCGGGTGGCTAggtttagaataaaatataccTCGTGAAGTGATGATGTGATGCTTTTCAGCTTTTATAGCATAAAATTTCAACTTTGAGAGCCTTCAACTTAGTAGTTCACCAACTTCGTGTTACGCTCTCACATGCCGCTAACACCACCGTATTTGGTTAGAAAAAGAGCTTTGATAAATTTAGGAAAATAGGACGTCATTAAACAACAAGGAATCGTTAAGtaaatcacttaattttaaaGTATGAAATGATTCCAAATGTCCCTAATAAAACTCTATCTCGTTATATATCATTAAGTAAATTACTTAATTTTAAAGTACGAAATTATAATTTAGTAATTATGATCcatatgaaaattaaattataatttactggagttttttctatttttttttaataaaactctATCTCGTTATATATCattaagtaaatttttttttttaaagagggCAGATCGATatataatagaaaattaaattataatttactGGAAGAGGGCAATAAGTCAAAAAGAAGAGGGCAATAATTTACATAAACCAATCTGCTTCGATATATAAGTCAAAAAGGCATAAGAAAAGCGTAGAAAACAATGCAATCACCTTGCTAAAAACATACTCCATCAACGTTACTTTCAAGGCAAGCCAACTAGCTTCCACCTCTCTTGAACAGTGCACATTCAAAGTTTTTAATctcaaaaaacagaaaacagTCAAAATACACTGACAAGTAAAAGTGCAGCTTAACCCAATATTCATCTCCAATGAAAAATCAAGAGAAAGAGAATGATGTAGTGGAACCTACAAGGAAACACAACTTTCAGTACAATGGTAGCAACTTGTATGACTCATTTGAGTTCAAACAGATGACCATACAACTCAATCAGGCCATTGAGAACTCGAATGCATCTTCACCGGCTTGCCAAGAGATGAAGCACAAACTTAACAAGGCCATTCATGGCTCTAATGCCTCATCGCCAGCTTATGTCGTCCACCTAAATTCCCCCTTTTATCGACATCACCTGAACCGTATCTTTAAACAAAGTAATAAGACACCAAGAAGAATTTCATGTCCACAAGTCGAAGACAAACAAACATGTGGAAGAGGGACAGGAGAAAAAGGTTTTGTCACTCGTCTATGGTTGAAGGTTAAAAAAGGTTTGCTGTGGAAAAAACATGAAGGTGAAGAGGGGAGAAATAAACCCTCAAAAGCATATTGACAAGGTCATCCTATAAATAGTAAGAGTCAAGAGGCAATGTAATGAAAATGTAATACTAAAACCTCGGGTCGAGAAAGTTCAGTAGAGCAAATAAATACGGCAATATTTAACTGATCATATACTTCAAACATTCTTTTTAGTTTGCAGCTAGTTTACTGTTCtgtcaataaaatatataacagCTTGTACTCTTTTCCTTCAATGAAAGTTGTAATTGTAAAATCATATTCCTCTTCTCACAAGGGAATCCATAAAACAATGCATGTTGCAGACATTGCTGCATAGGTTGTGTTACAGACTTACAGTTGCAAAATATTGCATATGctatatatatgtatttctACACCAATCAACTTAGAAGCTATATGATTTCATTCTTTCTATTGATGTGTAGTATTCATAATATACAAAGCCTACTTCAGGAGCAGTAGGCAGTTTAGACACAAGTTTTGAAAAGGAAAATACACAAGTGTGCaaaacatactcaaaataaCTGCTACAAAATCTGTAATCACAGGGTGTAAAGGAAAAAAATTCTAGGACAGCCTGAGTGCCATTTCATGAAGAAGAGCTCTCTTTTGTGAAGCATTAATTACATTATTGGTTTCAGCATTCTCAAGCACATCGGTGATCATTGCAGCTGCATGACCAAGAGGTTCCTCAGCCGCCCGCTTTAACATGAAGGCCTGAACAGCCatgaaaaatgattaaaaaaaaaattgtttcggATAGTAAGAAAGAAGATGATAATACAAGGGCATCAGAAAACCAGAAACATCGGAAAACATGAGTTACATTCTATCACACTAAAATACTCTTAGCAGCACCAAGCATTTCCTGTGATATAGGCAGTGTCAAATTTCAGTAGAGGATGACATTTTCATTACAGAAAACATTAAAATGGCCAAATATATCCCCACCAACTTGTGCAGGATTGCAAACATGTTGAATTTCAGTTATATAGTAAGAAAATAGACATAAGGATGTTGAAATGTGCAGGGGATAGGTAACAAAAGTAGGAGGTTGCACCGCCAGTAATGCACAATGTGGATGGGGGagtttaaaaatgataacctgGCCATGATGAGCTACGGAAATTGTACAGGGCTCCTGAAACCAAGGTTCTCCATCAATTTGAACAGGAAACTTAGCAAACAATTCTATCTTAATTGACTGTCCTTGCGCAAGTCTTCGAGCTCTAGAAAGCCCAACCTGTATTGACAAAGTAATAGACAGAGGATTTGAGTGAAGTTTTTTAAAAAGGTTAGTCTGCTGCAtattttttccatcaatttTAAATCCCAAGTAAATCCTAAGATTGTACATCACTAGAACGGGGATGGATGGATTCATTTTTACCTGAAGCTTCCCAAGGTGCCATGTTCCAGATATGCTCACAACTTCAAGTATCTTGTCATGCATAGATTGTGGATCAAAATTATCATAACTCTCATCCTCATTTTGCCATAAATCTACACCTCCCATGTAGCTTCCAATGTTTGCAACAAGCACCCCTTCAGCATCCTGGACGGAATGgaaaaccaaattaaacaaTTCAGGGAAGGGTCTAGCTTTTATTTTTGGTGGGGGTAGGCTACAAAGCATAGGAAACTAAAAAAGAAGttctaatataaaaatttgagcAAATTAGACAAGTCTGAACTCCCATCTCTATTAAAACAACTACAGCAAATACACCGGCTGAATTGAATTTTTACATGATAAGATAGCCCCTTACATTATCTATTTATCAAAAGGTCAGCCCCATGCTGACATAACAAAGATAGAGGGGGATAAAAGTGCAGGTAATTAACTCTGAAAAATTTATGGCTTGTCAATATCATACAATTAGAGTTGGCCACTcaaatgaaaacaatttattattatattttgagcAGCtatacaaaaaaagataaatgtgaAATAAATAAAGGTTATTTATTCTTAAAAGACTCACCTCAGGTACCTCAACTTCAACTCCATCCACCACAACACGAATCTGCCAAGGGAAATCCTCAAATGTCCTATCCATTATGCTTTTAGCACCTTCTCTTGCATATAGAACTTTATTCATAAACTGCATGTTAAGAGTAAATTCAGCAATGAACCTAAAAGTTCCAATACATTGACATCTGAAGATTATCACTGTGGGCGTATTAAGATAACTGTTGGAACAGGGCAGCTAATATCAAGTGTGATATTGAAGCATGTGCTTCAAGCTTAACGACAAGAATTAGGAAGTACATGTAGAAGTTTTAATTAAAAGGGAGAACCTGCAAGATTTGAAAATTCATGGAAATCGACCAAAAGATTGCAAGAAGAATTGCCTACCTTTCACCTTGAAAACAAGGTATAGGCTTTGTGGGGAGTATTGTTAGGAAATCAAATATACTGTGGTGCCGGTATTATTTGAGGAATAATTCAGTAGATTTACCCAGTTTAGGGTGTAGTTACTCTTAATCTATTTTGTGGCctcttcaaagttcaaacagtTGAGTGATGGTTCGATCAGCCATTGTTTTTCTAGGTGGCCACTGCTCGCTTTTATATACCTGGTTCAATTTACTTATGGCCCAGCTGAGCTATTCATGGTGGAGGAGGTGGTCTGACGTAATTCTGGACTCTAGTTCAACCTCTTCTTTTCTCCTTCCTTCCTTATCGAAAATGGTTATGGTGATCATGGCttgaaatatttaaattataattgGATGATTTGCTAGATTAGACATTATGAGTTGTACTATTACGTTTTATGTTTTGACAAAAACTTCATGCTTTTCTATTTGGAATTGTTAATATGTTACTTAAGCTTAAGTTGTGAGTCTGTTATTCATTACATGTGGCTTTCTTATGCATTTGCAAAAATAATGAGAGGAAGTGATCTCATACCACACCcatgtaacaaaaataattacaaataattttatgCCAATATACCACTCAATCAGCCCAGCTGCCTATTTTAATAAACTTTCCATTTTCTTCAACTGAAGCTTCACTGTATAAAGTGCATCCCATTAAAGAAGGTACATTAGTGATTCCCATGCATCGatcattgatttattattttaagaaatGGATGATAGAGATCAAATTTCTAACTTTTACTCATTACCATccattatttaaattataattgGATGGCCTTGGCCATGAAGAAAACACGTGACGTGATAGATGCTACCTCAATATGCCAAGCAACTCAAAATCCATTTCGAATTAAACATTAAATACCTGGTTATAAAACTTCTCTGGGTTTTCCTCCCGCAGATTATGGATGTCCAAAGCAACCTTTGCATCACAACCAATTCCTAATACCAAATACTTGTTAGATAAAAAACTAGTCATAATGATGCAAGAGTAGCTATAGCTTGAAAATCAGCAGACGATTTAGTCTAATAAAAATCAGGAAGAATGCATCTGATATCCAATTAATTATTCAAAATAAAGGCTAATAACTGACGAAGAAGAATGACTTATTTAGATTCAAGTACATTCACGAGAATACAGTCAAAATGGTGCCTGAGTTGAATGCTTGAATCTACATAAGCTAAACCTCGGAGTTGGCTCCTTTGAAATGAGGGATGCACTTTGGAGGATAACGGGAAGAATCAAAGCATTCATATTAAAAACAGCAGTTGAAATTTTAGAATCACCATAGTTTTTCTTTTACGAAGCAACACCGTAGTTTGTCATACATAGACATGCATTccatattaattttcaaaatagcaaaCAATGATTACAACTTATGCTTTCAAAACATTAATAGAGCCGAATCTCTAAACCTCATTTCAGCTATCCAACACAATAAGAGTAGAATCAGAATTGACAGGATAAAGATGTAGCAAGGTCAGGTTAGTGCACAAATCAATACAAACAAATAGACCAGAAAATTTGTATCAACCATATTCAGATTCAAACTAGAGTACCAGATCATGACATAAAGCTCTAAATGCATCTGTCTTCCCATCTATAATCCACCACCCAACCTTATCTACCACCCAAAAGGAACTACCTCTCTGGTAAAGTTTATGAAGCTGACTAATCAAATGTTTCAAACcaacaaatttaaattaattcatAGTAACCATGAGAAAGATGCATTCACGTACCAAGATAATTGTTCATAAACTTTTGTGGTTGCAGTTGTTGCTTTCCTTGTGGGTTACTGATTGTTACCTTCCACCTGTCAAGAATAGTAACCGCAGCATGTTCTATATGATGCAGAATTGTGGTAAGACCCCCTTGCCTTTCCACTGGACCCAAGCCACCTCCCCAAGAGAGAACTCTAGCAAGATCATTTCCAGTACCTGCAGGAAGAATAGCAACTGGGGGAGGGgaatcaaaattttgtttttctattgCATTCAGAACCCAACCAACAGTACCATCTCCACCACATACAAGAACTCTGAAGTGAGACACCTTTCTAAACAAATAAAGTCCCATCTCTGGCCCCTGTGATGAGCTCAATTCAAACACCTAGAAAAAACAAAGGAAGGTTCAATAATCACATTGTCAAAGAGTATTTACAATAAGTGAGAGGACTGTTTTCTCCAATTTTAGGAGTCTTTTATGTATACCACTAGAAGATATCAACTATTTAGAAATTTTGTTATGTGTGCATAATTCCATAAAAATAGATGAGTACTTGATGGACAGTGGTGCCATATTAGCCCCAATGCATAAATCTATAGGGGCGAAAGAGAGGGGGGGAAAAGGCTGCAAACATGGCACTATTGCAGTGAAGAACATTGAAAGCAACAAACAAAAACCCAAATGATAACCAGATATTGTAATATGTAGAAGAGTAACAAACCTGAACAGGATTTAAAAGAATATTCAGACGCAGCCTAAGTGAGTCTCCTCGCTGGGCACCActctttttgtttataaaaactAACAATGGTCTTGCATCTGGAGGCAAACCAGTTAACTCGTAATTCTGTTTCACTCCTAACACCTGGGACTCCTCCTGATTTATAGATGATGTACTGGGCGTAAGACTGGGTTTTCTGTCCATCTTATTCTTACTATCCACTTCACTATCTTGATGTTGCACCTCTTTATTTGAGCCAACACTATTTTTTCCCTCCATTACATTATGTCCATTAGCTATTTGATGCGAATCCGCAGTGCTTTCTGTGGATATTTCACTAGTGCTCTCACTATTCCCAGATTCAGCCAGTGTTTCATTTCCGTGCTTATACTTTTTACCCTGGCTCCTAATACTTGCCCGAACTGAAGATGCTATCTCATTTGCACCATGTGTAATTGAGCTAAGAAAACCACCTGCCAAGTTCCTGTTCAATTCCTTCACATGCAGAGGAGACAGTATTAATCTTTTAAAAGGGCCCAAATCACATATATCACCCGTTTCATTAGACATTGAACCATGACAATCAACATGTACTAAACGTTGGCACCACAGGCAATACCATATAGGGGAACCACTGAGGAAGGTCCCACCACATGGCTCTTCACAGTAACTACAGAAAGTAGTTTCATCAGGTTGATCGGCTACATCTGTCCAACGAACTGCCCACTGGTGCACGACATGCTCAAATCCAGTCATAGAAACACACTTACAGTCCTTGTGAGAACTAGAAGAACAACTTAGATGAGCTACCGCACCACAAATACAGCACCGGTGGATAAAACTGTCTGAAGCTACTATAGGTCCTAGAGTTTGAGAGGGCGACATGGACTTAAAACACACACAGCAGTTTGAATTCTTTGCGCGAGATGCAGATTCTAGACTCCAAGTATGAGGGGCAGCAGGAACTTTGTGCTTTGCCTTTGGGTTTTTCTTAGATCTAGCTATAGCTTTCATCCAACTTAAATTAATGTTTCTCCTCCACTGAAAAGCCGTATAGGCTATAGTCAAAATTCCAACCAGGGCAGCAACAAAAAAAGATACAATGAAAATACGATCCGTTGGATTCTTTGTATTCCATGTGTGGAGAAACAACTCAAAATCTATGTCATCATCCATTCCTCAACTGCGTAATTCTAAAAGTGACACCTATATCGACAATAGAACTTGGTTGATCGTGGAAAACCAAGCTAACTATAATATACACGTAACTAAGAATATATATAAACCTCTAGTTGAACAAATAACAATATGATTTACACCCCATACATCTCATTCTTCACCAAAACTCATATGTAGGAAGTGAAATGCTGTGTAATATATAACAACTCAACCTTACTTTTC from Trifolium pratense cultivar HEN17-A07 linkage group LG5, ARS_RC_1.1, whole genome shotgun sequence encodes:
- the LOC123883782 gene encoding diacylglycerol kinase 1, whose amino-acid sequence is MDDDIDFELFLHTWNTKNPTDRIFIVSFFVAALVGILTIAYTAFQWRRNINLSWMKAIARSKKNPKAKHKVPAAPHTWSLESASRAKNSNCCVCFKSMSPSQTLGPIVASDSFIHRCCICGAVAHLSCSSSSHKDCKCVSMTGFEHVVHQWAVRWTDVADQPDETTFCSYCEEPCGGTFLSGSPIWYCLWCQRLVHVDCHGSMSNETGDICDLGPFKRLILSPLHVKELNRNLAGGFLSSITHGANEIASSVRASIRSQGKKYKHGNETLAESGNSESTSEISTESTADSHQIANGHNVMEGKNSVGSNKEVQHQDSEVDSKNKMDRKPSLTPSTSSINQEESQVLGVKQNYELTGLPPDARPLLVFINKKSGAQRGDSLRLRLNILLNPVQVFELSSSQGPEMGLYLFRKVSHFRVLVCGGDGTVGWVLNAIEKQNFDSPPPVAILPAGTGNDLARVLSWGGGLGPVERQGGLTTILHHIEHAAVTILDRWKVTISNPQGKQQLQPQKFMNNYLGIGCDAKVALDIHNLREENPEKFYNQFMNKVLYAREGAKSIMDRTFEDFPWQIRVVVDGVEVEVPEDAEGVLVANIGSYMGGVDLWQNEDESYDNFDPQSMHDKILEVVSISGTWHLGKLQVGLSRARRLAQGQSIKIELFAKFPVQIDGEPWFQEPCTISVAHHGQAFMLKRAAEEPLGHAAAMITDVLENAETNNVINASQKRALLHEMALRLS